One region of Oryza glaberrima chromosome 7, OglaRS2, whole genome shotgun sequence genomic DNA includes:
- the LOC127778693 gene encoding uncharacterized protein LOC127778693, which produces MSSSLIPPPLADSDGASPPPDWVLIDIWCYIGDLPNATTAESTTSTDLPIKVTFRTARPPLLSHLCVHCPGLDLLRVTPKIIASHADLLLLVVPFDPLTALSSGTWDYFVYRVADPPLLHLIPPPPRSMRFNDSEVAIVSHGDGEYAVAALAFAGTFLSVNKDFHLHLYHGGKQQQGEWVSKLLTLEDRLRDKLVPLPKAAAEYRFYQETRKTIVIGGERGTVGWVDLWRGIIFCDVLDDHPVLRDMPLPLPASGNWDRLLKQTDPNYIRDVTVSLCRDSIKYIELEIVGTGETHTTVQPTESYQQWVRRKPRYTSSVVLRCGWKATIWTMPIPVVSWEHWCRDCHLNVKDLGINVRDPSHLKLLSKLSGCGHSKAALRSVAMVFPTISMDDDHVYFFSIAGSTDKLEAVVTVDLRNKKIQGVAELDVRKYYFGMPTYIASEMSTYLKKVTTGTGEVAHGQTESAAVEVRRM; this is translated from the exons ATGTCTTCGTCGTTGATTCCCCCTCCACTTGCCGATTCCGACggcgcctccccgccgccggactGGGTTCTCATCGACATATGGTGCTACATCGGCGACCTCcccaacgccaccaccgccgagtCCACAACCAGCACAGACCTCCCCATCAAGGTCACCTTCCGCACCGCAcgcccgccgctcctctcccacctctgcGTCCACTGCCCGGGCCTCGACCTCCTCCGCGTCACGCCCAAGATCATCGCCTCCcacgccgacctcctcctcctcgtcgtcccctTCGATCCCCTCACCGCCCTCTCCAGCGGGACGTGGGATTACTTCGTCTACCGCGTGGCCGACCCTCCTCTGCTCCACCTCatcccgcccccgccgcgctcCATGCGCTTCAACGACTCCGAGGTCGCCATCGTcagccacggcgacggcgagtacgccgtcgccgccctcgccttcgCCGGCACTTTCCTCTCCGTAAACAAGGAtttccacctccacctctaCCATGgcggcaagcagcagcagggtGAGTGGGTCTCCAAGCTCTTGACGCTGGAGGATCGGCTGAGAGACAAGCTTGTGCCTTTGCCCAAAGCGGCTGCGGAGTACAGGTTTTACCAGGAGACAAGGAAGACGATCGTGATTGGCGGCGAGCGCGGTACGGTCGGCTGGGTAGACCTCTGGCGTGGCATCATCTTCTGCGACGTGCTCGACGACCACCCCGTGCTCCGCGACATGCCCTTGCCCCTGCCAGCGAGCGGCAACTGGGATCGCCTCCTCAAGCAGACTGACCCCAACTACATCCGTGATGTCACCGTCAGTCTTTGCAGAGACTCCATCAAGTACATAGAGCTGGAGATCGTTGGGACAGGAGAGACCCACACCACTGTCCAGCCAACTGAATCTTACCAGCAATGGGTTCGGCGAAAGCCAAGGTACACCAGCTCGGTTGTTCTCCGTTGTGGCTGGAAGGCCACCATTTGGACCATGCCAATTCCGGTGGTTTCGTGGGAGCACTGGTGCCGTGATTGTCACCTCAATGTCAAAGACCTCGGCATCAATGTCCGTGACCCAAGCCATCTGAAGCTGCTGTCTAAGCTGAGTGGATGTGGCCACAGCAAAGCTGCATTGCGGAGCGTAGCAATGGTATTCCCCACCATAAGCATGGATGATGATCATGTCTACTTCTTCTCCATAGCCGGAAGCACGGACAAATTGGAGGCCGTGGTTACTGTTGATCTAAGGAATAAGAAGATACAAGGAGTTGCTGAGCTTGATGTCCGAAAATACTATTTCGGTATGCCCACCTACATCGCCAGTGAGATGTCCACATATCTGAAGAAAGTCACTACAG GCACAGGAGAGGTGGCACATGGACAAACTGAAAGTGCAGCAGTTGAAGTGAGGCGCATGTGA